The Actinomycetota bacterium genome includes the window GTGCTCCCCGCTAAAATGCGCCCGCGGATCGCCTCGAGGATCAGGTCCCTGGAAGCCGCGTCCGCGCTAGCGGTCGGCTCGTCGAGGAGAAGCACGTCGGCTCCGGTGGCGAAGGCCCTGGCCAAAGCCACTCGCTGGGCTTCTCCTCCTGAAAGCGCTCGATGCCGCCTTCGTTCGAAGCCGGACAGGCCGAGCTCCGCGAGGGCCGCCGCGGCTCTCTCGACGGCCACGGCCCTTCCCGCGCCGCGCGCGCGGGAACCGAACTCGACGTTATACGCCACCGTCCCGGCCAGCAGGTACGGGTGCTGGTGGAGATAGACGACGCGGGACTTGAGACGCGCGAAGCCAAGAGAAACCTTGGCCGAGGCCGCGCTGGAAACGGCTTCCTCGCCCTCGAAAAACAGGCGTCCCGCGGTCGGCCGGAAAATGCCCGCCAGCATCTTGAGCAGCGTCGTCTTGCCGGAACCGTTCGGCCCAACAAGGGCGAGGCACTCGCCTTCGCGTAGCTCGAGGGCCTCGAGATCGAGCGCCACGCATGAGCCGTAGCTGGCCACGAGACCGCGCGCGGAGAAAAGAGCCGGCTCAGCGCCCGCGATGGGGTCGACGGCGGCGCCAGCGTTCGAGCCGGCGACAGGTTCGGCGATACCGTCGGCATGACCCTTGGCGGCGCCGGCCTTGGGATCGGCCGGGCCGGAAACCGGGCTGGCGGCGCGGGCATTGGGACCGACGCCGCCGCTCGACGGGTCGTCGGCGACGCCGCCCTTCGCGACTCGGGATTTAGCGCCGCCGGACTCGCTCCCCGCGCCCGCGTTATGCGACACATTACTCATGGCGGGCCAGCGCGTGGACGGCCAGGTTGATGGCCAGGGCGAGGGCGAGGAGGACGAGCCCGAGCGAAATAGCCCGCTCGAACTCGCCCTTGGAGGCGTCGAGGGCGATGGCCGTCGTCATCGTGCGCGTGGAAAAGCGGATATTCCCGCCGAGCATCATCGAGACGCCGACCTCTCCGGTCACG containing:
- a CDS encoding energy-coupling factor ABC transporter ATP-binding protein, whose product is MSNVSHNAGAGSESGGAKSRVAKGGVADDPSSGGVGPNARAASPVSGPADPKAGAAKGHADGIAEPVAGSNAGAAVDPIAGAEPALFSARGLVASYGSCVALDLEALELREGECLALVGPNGSGKTTLLKMLAGIFRPTAGRLFFEGEEAVSSAASAKVSLGFARLKSRVVYLHQHPYLLAGTVAYNVEFGSRARGAGRAVAVERAAAALAELGLSGFERRRHRALSGGEAQRVALARAFATGADVLLLDEPTASADAASRDLILEAIRGRILAGSTIVFSTHDAALAEKLAHREIRVDSGRIANDRRLINVG